TGAGCCGGTAGTCCAGAGATACACCGATGTAACCGCGTTTGAGTACATAATTGCATATTGAGTTCAATGCCTGCTTCCGATCCCCGTGATTCCACCCACCTCCGTGAATATAGATCATGACTGGCATCGGTTCAGCTGCCGCTGTCTCGGGAACGGCAATGGATGAATACATCGCCCGCCCACCAGCCATGCCAATCTCCACATCCTCGTATAAAGTCACTCCTTGTGGTGGCGTAAACTCAGTATTCTCTTCTCCAGGCGGCACTGGGGAAGGGGCAGGCGTTATACCCGGAATGGCCTGACCGTAAATGGCAACATTGTCGATATACATGTTGGCCTGCATGGCATCTCCTGTCCGAAATCGAATATTCACTGTACTGTTATTGTTCGCTTCGGAACCCAGCGTCCAGCTTTTTAAGGTATTGCCTTCCTTATTCTTCATATCTGGAGTTCCTGGAGGAAGTTCAAACGTCTCCAACGTCGTCCAGGAAATACCTCCATCCTTCGACCATTCAATAATCACGCTTCCGCTTATATAGGAGGAAGCTCTTGTGTAGTAGCTTAGCCGGATGTTTCCGTAGCCGGTCAGATCAAGTGGCAGCGCGAGTGCATCGGTTCCATCTATCTTGACCATGTTGGGTTGGGATGGTGCGGTTGTTGAAGAAGACGTTTTGGCCTTGCTCCCGCCCGCACCATCCTGATGCCATGGTGCCTTCAATGCAATTCCGCCCGTAGAGCCAAAATTGTCGGGATCATCAAAGTTTTCCGCGTAAATCTCCAGCTCGGGCCCCTCGGGTTCCGGGATATTTTCTTCCTGTGCAGCAGCATTGATAACAGAATGAGGAATATCGTCTTCCATCGCCCAGACTTCATGCACAGGAATGGCGATACCGGTAATGAGTATGAAAGATATGGCAACAAGTACAGCCCGCTTCGTCCACGTTTTGAACAAGTCCTTCACTTGTATCCCTCCGTATTCACCTGACTTGCCACTCCAATGACAGAAAAACCTTCCGATCGCTGTGATCGTGTAAATGTATTGTTCAACTTATATAGTTAGCGACGCGGGGCTGACACTCCCTCACCCTTCTTAAATTTCTCCGTAGCTTCCTCGATGGCCTGATCGCCACCTTTGGATTTCCATTCCTCAACCACTTTTGGCCAATCGGAGATGGGCTCCTTACCATAAACCATCTTGATCATGTGTGTGAGCAATACTTGAGGAGGTGTATCCGAATTGGGAGCAATCTCGGGATTCTGCACAAAGGCCTCCAACCGCGGATCAAAGTTGATGCCATCCCGGCCTTCTTTGGCTAAAATCGTATCGTAAATATTCATCAGTTTCCTGCCTTCTTCTGTCAGCGATAACGAGCCTTTATTGTATGTTGTGTCCTGTACAAACCATAAGAACGACTGACGGTAACGCTCTTCGTCCACACCAGCGGAATCCGTTGGAGCCGTGTACGAAATCACGCCATTATCCTCTGTGTAGGTTTCTCCTTCCGTGCCATACGTGAAAAACTTCTCTGCTTCATCGGAAACCATCCAGTTAAAAAAACGGATAATGGAAGCCGGATCAGCCGCATCCTTATTGATAAAGTAAGCACGTGTCACCGGACCGTACAGATAATAACCACCCTTTCCGTCGGGACCAACAGGGGAAGGGATAATTTCGATTTTGGCATCGGGAACCGACGCTTTAATCTGCTTCTCCCATTGAATCAGTTCGTTGGCGTTCATCGACCACATGCCCGCCTTGCCGGAGAGAATCGTATTTTTGAATACCGTCGAATTGATGGTCGCAAACTCTTTGTTAATCAGCCCTTCTTCGTACATCGTCTTATAAACCGTCAGGGCTTGCTGCATATTCTCGTTATCCATGAATTTGGGTACAATCTGGTCGCCCTGCTGCTCCATCATGGACAGGAACTGCTGCACATCATAGGCACCAAAGAAGGTATCCGCATATTTGAAATCTTCACGCCCCATATATGGATTCTCCACGCCAAGCTTTTTAAAGGCGCGCAGCACTTCCAATGTTTCTTCCACCGTGGTAGGCACTGGCAATCCCGTTTGATCCAGCAGATCCTTACGAATCCAGGTTGCCCGGCGGGATGGATTGGATAAATATTCGGGGATGGCATAGATCTGCCCGTCATGGGTTACCTGGTCCCAGGCTTCCTTCGGCACGGCTTTGAGCAAATCTTGCCCATACTGCTGCAACAGCTCATCCAGCGGCTGGAATACTCCGGCTTCGACCGAACCGGCCATCTCCTTACCGTTGACGCCGCCATCACCCTGCACTACATCAGGAATATCATTGGTGGCAAACATCTGGACCATTTTCTGCTCATATTCCTTATGAGGCACAAGCACGATTTTCAGATCGCTATTGGTCAGCTCCTCCAGCTTTTTCACCCATTTATCCTGGTTGATGTCCGGTGACTTTTCCACATACGTATACGCCAGCGTTCGCAATGACATGGAGAACCTCGTCTTGCCGTCTCCTCCATTCTCACCGGATTCCGCCCCGCTTCCCTTGCTGCATCCCGCCATGAAGGTTGCCGCCAGCAATAGCGCCATGCCTGTGACCATCCACTTTTTCATGCTACCCCTCTTTTCATCCTGATTTAGGTTTAGGTATCACTTATATGTGAAGCGCTTTCATGAAGATGATAAAACATCCCCACCGCCTGCAACAATGGGGATGTTTTAGATGAGATTGCGTTTTCTTTAGGTCAGCACTTACTAGTACGTCTTGGATACCTCGATCTTCTTTGTTACACCGTTGTCGGTAAAATAGAGATGGATACCGTGATCTTGGTCATCGATGAAATAAGGGACATACTTCGGCTCCTCGATCTTGTAAGGTACAAGCAGCGTAACAATTGTATGACTTGTGGCAGACCGCGTTTCCGCGCTCAGATGATAATGTCTGTCCAGCCCTTCGTACTCTGCCGGGTCCACCTCTGCAAATTGATCCGTCTGGCTAAGCGACAGCTCACCGGAGGAAGCATATACAAATGTCCCCTCAAGCCCCGCCTTAGTACCGTTCAGACGGAAGCTCTGCCCTTTCAACTGTAGCGGGTGCAGTGCATGGAACAGCCATTGAATGCTGTCCGGTTTCTCTAGATCAATGTGGTCGACAATAACGAAGTAGGCGGATTGCAGAAAATGAATTTCCCGTACAACACGCTTCACATGGGGAACAGTGCTGGCATAGGCATCGGTCGCTACCGCACGCACATAACCATCGCCATCCCGCCAATAGGCCTCTTCGATCTGTCCGGTTGCAGCCATATTCAGCACCTTGTTGTTCTCGGCATACTGCCCTGCTCCGCCAATCAGCAGATTGTTTTTGGAGCGTGTCTGCCTGCGCCATTCCCGGTGAAAGGAGCTTCCATGCGCAATATAATAGCCGGTATCCGCGGCGAGTGGCTCACCGAATGCATGCAAAGTGAAGCTGTTCTGATCCGCATGACTGTGGCTGATCGAGCCATAACGGCTTGACTTGAGCAGAAACATCATATGCTCATCCGGATCGTCCATCCGATGATGCATGGCTACCCACCCCACATCACGGAACCATTTAAGCGGCTCGATATCCACAGGCGACTCTTCCTCCACCTGCGGATAATCGTGGCGGTATACTAATTCGTCAAAGTTAAAGTCCCACCAACCGTAGTTATAAAAAGCTCCCTCGGTCCCCGGGTCTGATTGACGTACACGCTCAAAATACCACTGGTACCAGCGATTGCCTGTAACCCCAGCCAGTTGGCGCACAAGATAACCTGTTTTCAAGTTTACCGGGTCACCCAGCGTAGACTGGTCCCCAAAGCTGGCGCGCCGTGCATCAGGCGGATAGACGTAGAACGGAAAATCCCCGGTACGTTGGAAGAATGGTCGACGGAAAAAGTCGATACCCGCATAGTTTCGCAGCAAATTCATCGCTTCGGTCA
The nucleotide sequence above comes from Paenibacillus sp. W2I17. Encoded proteins:
- a CDS encoding extracellular solute-binding protein translates to MKKWMVTGMALLLAATFMAGCSKGSGAESGENGGDGKTRFSMSLRTLAYTYVEKSPDINQDKWVKKLEELTNSDLKIVLVPHKEYEQKMVQMFATNDIPDVVQGDGGVNGKEMAGSVEAGVFQPLDELLQQYGQDLLKAVPKEAWDQVTHDGQIYAIPEYLSNPSRRATWIRKDLLDQTGLPVPTTVEETLEVLRAFKKLGVENPYMGREDFKYADTFFGAYDVQQFLSMMEQQGDQIVPKFMDNENMQQALTVYKTMYEEGLINKEFATINSTVFKNTILSGKAGMWSMNANELIQWEKQIKASVPDAKIEIIPSPVGPDGKGGYYLYGPVTRAYFINKDAADPASIIRFFNWMVSDEAEKFFTYGTEGETYTEDNGVISYTAPTDSAGVDEERYRQSFLWFVQDTTYNKGSLSLTEEGRKLMNIYDTILAKEGRDGINFDPRLEAFVQNPEIAPNSDTPPQVLLTHMIKMVYGKEPISDWPKVVEEWKSKGGDQAIEEATEKFKKGEGVSAPRR
- a CDS encoding DUF4962 domain-containing protein, whose product is MEVKRKLAERSLYQPISGPFHVDYAPDEHSVLAENPPRFTWMAAQQEDENAYLLQVSASPSFQEEETMTFAPLPYNFFTPDRVFEPGDYYWRYALLVNYPVQQGSEAEGHASQGKQGEMSAWSEVRRFTVSAGLPETPLPSRAQRYVSTDTSHPRLWLGERGLNALADAIASDATYCGWDAFMANSVEPWANREPIREPQPYPENKRVAALWRQMYIDCQEVLYAIRHLSIAGRVLRDERLLEAAKTWLLHVAAWDTEGTTSRDYNDEAAFRVAAALAWGYDWLHDELNSEEQEAVRRSLLRRTEQVAQHVMVRSKIHHVPYDSHAVRSLSSVLVPCCMALLHEEQQAAEWLDYAIDYYACLYSPWGGSDGGWAEGPMYWTTGMAYVTEAMNLLRNYAGIDFFRRPFFQRTGDFPFYVYPPDARRASFGDQSTLGDPVNLKTGYLVRQLAGVTGNRWYQWYFERVRQSDPGTEGAFYNYGWWDFNFDELVYRHDYPQVEEESPVDIEPLKWFRDVGWVAMHHRMDDPDEHMMFLLKSSRYGSISHSHADQNSFTLHAFGEPLAADTGYYIAHGSSFHREWRRQTRSKNNLLIGGAGQYAENNKVLNMAATGQIEEAYWRDGDGYVRAVATDAYASTVPHVKRVVREIHFLQSAYFVIVDHIDLEKPDSIQWLFHALHPLQLKGQSFRLNGTKAGLEGTFVYASSGELSLSQTDQFAEVDPAEYEGLDRHYHLSAETRSATSHTIVTLLVPYKIEEPKYVPYFIDDQDHGIHLYFTDNGVTKKIEVSKTY